TCCGTGGCCGGTAAAGATGACAACTGTAATGTCTGGTAGTTTCCATTGGCAACATCGAAATTGCTTAAATTGATGGTAACGGTGCGGGAATTAGTCCTATCACGGTTTACCAGTATCACGGTTAAAGAGTCGGCATTTTCATTTACAGAAGAGTAAGCAGATACCGTATTTTCGAGAGAGGAAGTACTTGAAACACTATATTTCTTTGCATTCCTGCTAAAGAGGTGTAATGTTTCCCACATGCCAACAGACCAGTTCCAGGGAGAAAAGAATTCAACGCCATTGTTGGCAAATGTACCAAGATGCGAAGCATATATTACAGATTCAAGGCTTGGGTTACTGCTTGACATGGTCCCCCATTCGCTTATACCACATGTGATGCCATGGTTCGCGCCAAAATGTTCGGTCAACCAGCCCTCGATACGCTTGAAAATATATTGTTTTGTCAATGAGGCATCCCATCCGCCAGTGAGTGTTTTAATACCATTTGAACCCGGATAGTCATATGTTGTATCATAATAAATCCTGTGCCCCTGCAGTGCCGCATCGTCATCGCTATTATACCAGGGATAGTTGTGAATATCTACTACATCAACCAGCTTGATACCGGTTGCCTTATACTCATCTCCAAGGCGTTTTATAAAATACTCAAGCCAGCAATAATACCTGCCATTTACGTAAATACTTTCATTTGACCATTTGTACCATTGCCATTCCGAAGTGGTAACAGGTCCGCAGAGCTTAATACCAGGATATAAAGCTTTGGCTTTTTTTGCCAGTGTAATGTAGTTATCCATAAAAGTTGCGGCAGATATCTGCGTTGGCATGGCATAATCATGGGTACCACTCCAGATATCTACTTCATTATCCATATTCCAATATAAAAATTTATTTTTGTTTAGTCCTAAACCATTGGTCCCAAACCAGTGATTAAGGATTCCCACAGAAGAGTCGGCAGGCCATAACTGTGTAAATAAATTAATATCGCCTTCTACCAAAGCCTTACCGGAAGGGTCCTGCGTATTGGGTACACCTCCGCCGGCTAAATTCTGACCAACCCCAGCCCAATACTGAGACTGGTTGTAAGCCCAATCATCGAAGTTGTTATTGGTGTTGGATGCCGCTCTACCCAGTAATTGAAAGGCAAACATACCCTGTATATCAGGATAATTGGCTGCAATGTTTTGTGCATATGCATCCCAATCAGTTCCATACACATTATTATACCAGTCCGGATGGACCGTAATTTTTTTACGCCAGTTATAACATGTTGCGTTATTACCTCCGTTCATACGGGCAAAACGTAAACCAGCGTCTTTATAAAATTGTACCGATTTATCAAAGCCTTCGTTTCGGCCATATATGTATGGAGAAATCAAGCGTTTGTTTTGAGTTGAATTAATTGAGATAGTAACATTTTGTGCAATGGCGGTATAAAGTATAACGTGGCACAACAAAAGCAATATGGTTTTCTTACTCATTGTTTTGTTTTTACTAATTGTTTGCAATAGAATTTTCACCCAATAGTTCTGCCGCCGTATCAACCTGGAACGGCGCGTCGTTTAATACCTATATCATTAAAGTTTGATCATATTTAAAAAGAAAACATCGTTCTCACGCATCTCCAATTCTTTTGTAAAAGGGACACCTGCTTTTACAGCAATAATTTCCCTGGTAACGGGCGAACCATCGTTTTGCTTCTTTATTTGTTCTACTTCCTGTCTGTTTAGCTGTGCCGGCTTTCCCATGGCGAGATAACTGGAATATGCATCATTGCTATGATAGCCAACTTTATATATTTCGAGTGCATACGTCCCATCAGGCACATTTACAATATTTACCTTCAGTTTTCCTTTTGATTTTGAAGGAAGATCGCGGATATAATATTGCTGATTATGTACAGAATCGCCTGGATGAGTATTGGTAAAATCCCAGGCCAGCGCCTGGATATTTCCTGTGGAATCCCTGCATACCCAGGAAGTGGAATCGTTATTGACCAATTCAATACTTCCCAGCCTGTTCATAAACTGGTAGGCATAGAACACCGGTTTGTTGATTCCCTGAGTGTTCAGCATACCGAAACCACCGTGAAACGGCGTAAAACGTGGTCCTGGCTCTTCGAAAATGTCAGTAAATACCCAATATGACATTGAATTGGCCGCCTTACCCACCTGCTTTATTTTTTGTAGTACATAGGCAGCTTCATGATAGCTGTCGTGGATAGGATCGGCCGGGGTATAAGAAGCGCTCCATTCAGTGTAATGAAGCTCCAGGTGAGGCATAGTGGAACTGTCAATTTCCTTCCGCGATTGAAGTACATCACCGCTAACGCTCATGGGATTTTTATCAAGAACGGTACCTGAGTTCCCAAATTCATCGAGATATCCCTGCTTTACGCCATAGGCGTGGGTGCTGATGAAATCTATCGGCACATTATTTTTTCCACAATAGGCAATCATTTCAGGCTCCCAGGCAGCTCCGGCTGTACCCGGGCCACCTACGCGATAAGAGGAATTAACGCTTTTAATAGCCTTCGCGCTGTAGGTATATAATTTGAAGTAGTCTTCCTGTGTTCCCGCCCAGAAACCATCCAGGTTAGGCTCGTTCCAGACTTCGAAATACCAGGTTTTTACTTCCTCAGCGCCATAACGTTCCGTAAAATGCCTGGTAAGATCCCTGACCAATGCTGCCCATTTTTCGTAGTCCTTTGGCGGGGTTACATTACCCCGCCACCAGAAGATAGTTTTGGACCCGCTGGCCAGCGCAGCAGGCATAAAGCCTAACTCAACAAAGGGCTTCATGCCTATGCTATGTAAAAAGTCGAATAAAACATCAATGTACATATAGTTGTACATCGGGTTGCCCTTACTGTCGACAGTATAAACCGCCATGTCGTCTGTCAACAGTCCATGCATACGGATATACCTGAAACCGCATTCTTTTCTTACATAGGCAAGCTGCTGCTGCCAGTCTGCCCGAAGTCCTTCGTTCGCGCGGCCTGCGCCAACACAGTCATTAAACATCGTGTTCAGTTTTCCCGATGTTTTGTTGAAATCAATATTGATAACCCTGTCCGGGATGATTGGCGGTTGCTGTTTTTTTGTTTGAGCAACCAATATGTCAGAAATGGTTAAAAGCAGTAGTGTCAATAGTAATGTAATTCCTTTCATTTTATAATATTTTAACCTTTGTTTTAATTACTCGCTCCAGACCAGCACTCCACCAGGCGTTAATATTTTATCGCCCACAATAACACTGGCTGATTGCCCCATATTCATCGTATAATTCTCCGAAGAATAATTTACGGCCACATAAAAGCCATCCCGCCAATACACAAATACGCCAGGGGGATAATTTTCAGTGGTAATACCTGCGCTGTTATAAATCTGTTTCAGTAAGTCCGCTTCCAGTTTAGCATCATCTGTATCCACACCGATATAGGTAACAGTACCTTTGCCAACCTTATGTTTCACAACTGCTGCTTTTCCGCTATAAAACTGGTTATCAAATACAGCGAGTGTTTCTGTATGCTTATCAGGTGCAAGTAAATCGGCCCAGTTATTCCAACTGTAATGGGTAGTACCCATCAGGAGATCGCCTTTGGCGTTACCAGAAAGCATATCTGTTGCTTTCACCTGCGCACCTATCAGTCCTGATATAGGAGCGGCGCATTCGGCCTCCCAGAAATGTCCCATGCGATCTTTAGTGGCTGTACGGCAGGTAAGAATCAGGTGCCCTCCGTTTGCAGCGTATTCCTGCCACTTTTTTACTAAAGCACTATCCACCATCTCGTAGGCCGGAATAATCACAAATTTGTACTTCGACAAATCAGCCGTCTCCGGGATCACATCTACAGGGGCTCCAAATGACTTTGCTATTTCCAGGAATTTAATCGGATAATTCCAGGTATCCCATTGCGAGGTCTGTTTTTGCCGGTCAATCGTCCAGTAATTTTCCAGGTTCCAGAGAATAGCTGTTGACCGGGCAGCCAGTTTTTCAGGCATGGAAGTTCCAGGCTTATATCGTTTCCGCAGTTCCTTTATTTCTTTCATGTATTGCATGTATTCCTCACCACCCTGCGAAGGGGTTACACCATCTGTTTGTATTACACCCGCATGGTATTGCTCCGCACTATAATTGATCTGACGAAACCGGTAGGAACAGGCAAGCTTTCCGCCTGCTGCAAAAGTGTGGTATAGCCACATTCGTACAGTACCGGGTAACAGCAATGGGTTGTAACTACCCCAGTTTACCGGGCCGGGTTGAATTTCCATTACTCCCGACACGCCCCCTACTGATTTATAATATTCAGCTGCAAACAGGATAACGCTGCTGTTTCCCAACCTGAATCCAAGATCCCCAATATTATGGGTACCTCCATTTGGATAAGCGGTATAGGTTGCAAAATCCAGCTGTTTTGTCCGCCGCGGATCAGCACCCGTGGATACCGCTGTATAATTGGTCGTCACAAACTGGTCCTTCGAAATGAAGCGTCGAAGTGTAGCTGCCTGAAAATCGAGGAATTCCGCCTGGGCGTCGGCCGAATACCTTTTAAAATCAAGCAAAGCATGAGGGTTATTGCCCCACCAGCCCACCAGGGTGGTATTGGGAATGATAACCTGGTTGAAGTCGTTGTACCACTGACTCCAGAAGGCAGTACCCCAGGCGGTATTTAGCGCATCTATTGTGTTGTATTTGTTTTTTAGCCACTGCCTGAATGCTTCCTGTGAAGCCGGACTGTAATCAGGTTTGGCATCAGGCTCATTATCAAGTTGCCAGCCAATCACATTTTTATGTTGTCCGTAACGCCTGGCCATTTCAACTACAATTTTTTCTACAAACCTGCGATAGGCAGGATGAACGATTGATCCTAATCCACGTGTGCCATGCTCTCCACGGATATAATGACCGTCCATCACAAAAGTTTCCGGATAATTTGTTCTCATCCAGGCTGGCGTGGTGGCGGAAGGAGTACACATCACCACTTTCAGGTTGTATTTGGTACAGAGGGCTATCACCTTATCCAGCCATGCAAACTCAAATTTCCCTTCTTCTGGCTCCATTTTAAACCACGCAAATTCAGCCAGGTGTACAAACTCATAGCCCATACCTGCAATTTTCTTTATATCCCGCTCCCACTGGTTTTCGTTCCAATGCTCGGGATAGTAATAAATGCCGGTCGTAGTGAGATGCTTCTCCTGAAAAAAGGGATTGACTACCTGTGCTGTCGCATTCAATCCTATGATCAAAATGGTGATAATAAAAAGTATGGAAGATTTATTCATCTGAAGATATTTTAAAGACCACCGGCCACAAGGGCATCAATGGTACGTTTATCAAGCACCGTATTATTTCTCCGGTCCAAAGCACCACCTGTATCCCAGAAAAAGGGTTTCATACCATTGGCGAGTGCCTGTTTAGTTATATAGGTCAACCAATAATCAACGGCGTCGTTGTGGGTGTCCGGATCTTTAGGAACATATTTACCCCCGTTACGTCTGTAGGCTCCGTATTCGCCCAGTATAACAGGAATTTGTTTGTCTGTAAATTTGGTCTTCATACTACCAAAGGATTTGTTTACGTCACTTTCTTCTCCCGAGGTGGCATTCCGATCAGGTTCAATGGTTGAATGATGTTCTGCACCCCAGTAGTAGCATACTTTACCCCAGGACGCATCTTCTTCCATTAAACAGAACTGGTATGGAGTATAGTAATGAACTTCCACCATCATGCGATCTTTCACGATATCTGAGGGGAGTGTATTCATCAGGTTATTGGTTTTGTCAATATCCGTTGACGGCCCCTGCACCACTAGTACCCGGTAGCTGTTACGTCCACCAGTGGAGCGAACTGCATTGATGAAGGTTTGATGATACCCGGTGAGTATTTCCATTTGCTCCGCATTTTCGGCCGGAGGTTCATTGGCGCTGGCAAACATCAGGTGTTCATCAAAATCACGCATGGTGGTCGCAATCTGTTCCCAGAATGCTTTTTGTTTGGCATTGACTGAATCCTGCTTTGCCTTATTGATATTGTGATCCAGCCAGCCGCCATCCCAGTGAATATTGAGTAAAACGTACATGTCGTTATTTACACAATATTGAACCACCAGTTTTACACGTTCGAGCCATGCATCCTGGATCCTGGCTGTTGCTTTGTCAGAATGCTGGTTCCACGAAACCGGAAGGCGGATGGCATTAAATCCCTGTTGTTTTACAAATTGAATGTAACTTTCACTAATCAAAGGATTTCCCCATGCAGTTTCTCCTCCAATAGCTTCCATGGTATTGCCAATGTTCCAGCCCAGTTTAAATTTAGCGACCAACTGTACAGCGGTACTTTCCATACCGGTTGAATTAGCCGGAGCAGGTGATGTGTTGTAGCCAGGATATAAACTGCTGGCTTGTGAGATGTTAATCCTGCGCATCTGACTATTTCCTGCATTTACCACCAGTACAGCCGATCTGGTTGCACCAGTGGTATTGGGTGTGGTCGTCAACCGAACGGAAGCCTTGCTACCATTACCGGTTGACTGACTTAACGCCAACCAGGAAGAACCAGGATTATTAATAGTCCAATCTACGTTACTGGAAATCGTTATATCCGAGGCGCCTCCATCTGCCTCAAAAACAATTTCAGATAAGGAAACCTCCAATTCAGGCGTAATTACGTTCTTTTTACTACAATAGGCAAACGTTACAACGGAAATCATTAATCCGATAAATCCGCACAAACCTCTTGTTGTCATAATTATGATATTTGGTTAAAAATTTCGATACTATTGAATCTTCACTACCCTGATATTATCGATGGCGGCATGTAAACCAGAGGCCGAAGGAGAGGCAGAAAAATTTTTGGTATGGATATTTACAGATCCATTGGCCGAACTGCCCAGCAAAGTGGTCA
This Chitinophaga sancti DNA region includes the following protein-coding sequences:
- a CDS encoding RICIN domain-containing protein, whose protein sequence is MSKKTILLLLCHVILYTAIAQNVTISINSTQNKRLISPYIYGRNEGFDKSVQFYKDAGLRFARMNGGNNATCYNWRKKITVHPDWYNNVYGTDWDAYAQNIAANYPDIQGMFAFQLLGRAASNTNNNFDDWAYNQSQYWAGVGQNLAGGGVPNTQDPSGKALVEGDINLFTQLWPADSSVGILNHWFGTNGLGLNKNKFLYWNMDNEVDIWSGTHDYAMPTQISAATFMDNYITLAKKAKALYPGIKLCGPVTTSEWQWYKWSNESIYVNGRYYCWLEYFIKRLGDEYKATGIKLVDVVDIHNYPWYNSDDDAALQGHRIYYDTTYDYPGSNGIKTLTGGWDASLTKQYIFKRIEGWLTEHFGANHGITCGISEWGTMSSSNPSLESVIYASHLGTFANNGVEFFSPWNWSVGMWETLHLFSRNAKKYSVSSTSSLENTVSAYSSVNENADSLTVILVNRDRTNSRTVTINLSNFDVANGNYQTLQLSSLPATESFVSHTQNALQQNTVAANSNSITITVPALSTTAILLHKATVPVTYVTLANRTTGLLMDGMYRYSDGSNVGQWSNSGSDAQQWTLETNDGYVRIKNRASGLYLDGMGRTSNGSIAGQWSSSNSYNQQWQQVTSGSYIKLKNRATGLYLDGLGQNTNGADAGQWSESSSNNQLWSIGTVAQARKSTATDSLSLQQAHESTNHHVSLYPNPFTSTFNIAIDKTEEVKRIIICDLAGRQLETVKRTSVSSLMSMGASLKTGTYIIRVEAAKWVKTFKVVKIN
- a CDS encoding GH39 family glycosyl hydrolase — translated: MKGITLLLTLLLLTISDILVAQTKKQQPPIIPDRVINIDFNKTSGKLNTMFNDCVGAGRANEGLRADWQQQLAYVRKECGFRYIRMHGLLTDDMAVYTVDSKGNPMYNYMYIDVLFDFLHSIGMKPFVELGFMPAALASGSKTIFWWRGNVTPPKDYEKWAALVRDLTRHFTERYGAEEVKTWYFEVWNEPNLDGFWAGTQEDYFKLYTYSAKAIKSVNSSYRVGGPGTAGAAWEPEMIAYCGKNNVPIDFISTHAYGVKQGYLDEFGNSGTVLDKNPMSVSGDVLQSRKEIDSSTMPHLELHYTEWSASYTPADPIHDSYHEAAYVLQKIKQVGKAANSMSYWVFTDIFEEPGPRFTPFHGGFGMLNTQGINKPVFYAYQFMNRLGSIELVNNDSTSWVCRDSTGNIQALAWDFTNTHPGDSVHNQQYYIRDLPSKSKGKLKVNIVNVPDGTYALEIYKVGYHSNDAYSSYLAMGKPAQLNRQEVEQIKKQNDGSPVTREIIAVKAGVPFTKELEMRENDVFFLNMIKL
- a CDS encoding beta-galactosidase; protein product: MNKSSILFIITILIIGLNATAQVVNPFFQEKHLTTTGIYYYPEHWNENQWERDIKKIAGMGYEFVHLAEFAWFKMEPEEGKFEFAWLDKVIALCTKYNLKVVMCTPSATTPAWMRTNYPETFVMDGHYIRGEHGTRGLGSIVHPAYRRFVEKIVVEMARRYGQHKNVIGWQLDNEPDAKPDYSPASQEAFRQWLKNKYNTIDALNTAWGTAFWSQWYNDFNQVIIPNTTLVGWWGNNPHALLDFKRYSADAQAEFLDFQAATLRRFISKDQFVTTNYTAVSTGADPRRTKQLDFATYTAYPNGGTHNIGDLGFRLGNSSVILFAAEYYKSVGGVSGVMEIQPGPVNWGSYNPLLLPGTVRMWLYHTFAAGGKLACSYRFRQINYSAEQYHAGVIQTDGVTPSQGGEEYMQYMKEIKELRKRYKPGTSMPEKLAARSTAILWNLENYWTIDRQKQTSQWDTWNYPIKFLEIAKSFGAPVDVIPETADLSKYKFVIIPAYEMVDSALVKKWQEYAANGGHLILTCRTATKDRMGHFWEAECAAPISGLIGAQVKATDMLSGNAKGDLLMGTTHYSWNNWADLLAPDKHTETLAVFDNQFYSGKAAVVKHKVGKGTVTYIGVDTDDAKLEADLLKQIYNSAGITTENYPPGVFVYWRDGFYVAVNYSSENYTMNMGQSASVIVGDKILTPGGVLVWSE
- a CDS encoding cellulase family glycosylhydrolase, with the translated sequence MTTRGLCGFIGLMISVVTFAYCSKKNVITPELEVSLSEIVFEADGGASDITISSNVDWTINNPGSSWLALSQSTGNGSKASVRLTTTPNTTGATRSAVLVVNAGNSQMRRINISQASSLYPGYNTSPAPANSTGMESTAVQLVAKFKLGWNIGNTMEAIGGETAWGNPLISESYIQFVKQQGFNAIRLPVSWNQHSDKATARIQDAWLERVKLVVQYCVNNDMYVLLNIHWDGGWLDHNINKAKQDSVNAKQKAFWEQIATTMRDFDEHLMFASANEPPAENAEQMEILTGYHQTFINAVRSTGGRNSYRVLVVQGPSTDIDKTNNLMNTLPSDIVKDRMMVEVHYYTPYQFCLMEEDASWGKVCYYWGAEHHSTIEPDRNATSGEESDVNKSFGSMKTKFTDKQIPVILGEYGAYRRNGGKYVPKDPDTHNDAVDYWLTYITKQALANGMKPFFWDTGGALDRRNNTVLDKRTIDALVAGGL